Proteins from one Juglans microcarpa x Juglans regia isolate MS1-56 chromosome 6S, Jm3101_v1.0, whole genome shotgun sequence genomic window:
- the LOC121237219 gene encoding 60S ribosomal protein L9-like isoform X1: MKSILSSETMEIPEGVKIKVKAKLIEVEGPRGKLTRNFKHLNLDFQLITDDEGKRKLKVEAWFGSRKTSAAIRTALSHVDNLITGVTKGYRYKMRFVYAHFPINASITNSNRSIEIRNFLGEKKVRKVDMLEGVSILRSEKVKDELILDGNDIELVSRSAALINQKCHVKNKDIRKFLDGIYVSEKGRVAGED; encoded by the exons ATGAAGAGCATACTGTCTTCGGAGACGATGGAGATCCCGGAAGGGGTCAAGATAAAGGTGAAAGCGAAGTTGATAGAGGTGGAGGGCCCGCGCGGCAAGCTGACCCGTAATTTCAAGCACCTTAATTTGGACTTCCAGCTGATCACTGACGACGAAGGCAAGAGGAAGCTCAAAGTCGAGGCATGGTTCGGCTCCAGGAAGACCTCCGCCGCCATTCGGACCGCTCTCAGCCACGTCGATAACCTCATCACCGGCGTCACCAAGGGCTACCGCTACAAGATGCGCTTCGTCTACGCTCACTTCCCCATCAACGCTTCCATCACCAACTCCAACCGTTCCATCGAGATCCGTAACTTCCTTGGCGAGAAGAag GTCAGGAAAGTGGACATGCTTGAAGGTGTCTCAATCCTTCGATCAGAAAAGGTCAAGGATGAACTCATTTTGGACGGGAATGATATCGAACTTGTTTCACGTTCCGCGGCCCTGATAAACCAG AAATGCCATGTCAAGAACAAAGATATCAGGAAATTCCTTGATGGTATCTATGTCAGTGAGAAAGGCAGAGTAGCTGGGGAAGATTAA
- the LOC121237219 gene encoding 60S ribosomal protein L9-like isoform X2, protein MKSILSSETMEIPEGVKIKVKAKLIEVEGPRGKLTRNFKHLNLDFQLITDDEGKRKLKVEAWFGSRKTSAAIRTALSHVDNLITGVTKGYRYKMRFVYAHFPINASITNSNRSIEIRNFLGEKKVRKVDMLEGVSILRSEKVKDELILDGNDIELVSRSAALINQNKS, encoded by the exons ATGAAGAGCATACTGTCTTCGGAGACGATGGAGATCCCGGAAGGGGTCAAGATAAAGGTGAAAGCGAAGTTGATAGAGGTGGAGGGCCCGCGCGGCAAGCTGACCCGTAATTTCAAGCACCTTAATTTGGACTTCCAGCTGATCACTGACGACGAAGGCAAGAGGAAGCTCAAAGTCGAGGCATGGTTCGGCTCCAGGAAGACCTCCGCCGCCATTCGGACCGCTCTCAGCCACGTCGATAACCTCATCACCGGCGTCACCAAGGGCTACCGCTACAAGATGCGCTTCGTCTACGCTCACTTCCCCATCAACGCTTCCATCACCAACTCCAACCGTTCCATCGAGATCCGTAACTTCCTTGGCGAGAAGAag GTCAGGAAAGTGGACATGCTTGAAGGTGTCTCAATCCTTCGATCAGAAAAGGTCAAGGATGAACTCATTTTGGACGGGAATGATATCGAACTTGTTTCACGTTCCGCGGCCCTGATAAACCAG AATAAATCCTAA